A section of the Hevea brasiliensis isolate MT/VB/25A 57/8 chromosome 17, ASM3005281v1, whole genome shotgun sequence genome encodes:
- the LOC110635233 gene encoding putative pectinesterase 63, whose translation MAKQLNFVPLAQYIILVIVLAATTVCSDDATPIPDTPDGIQAWFDANVKPLADRAGTLEKALEAAEATPKTIKVRADGSGEFKTITDAVKSIPTGNKERVIVDIGPGTYTEKVTIERDKPFITFLGPPDKATLAFGGTAAEYGTVYSATLQVDSDFFVASNLIIQNTAPRPDGKRAGAQAVAFRIGGNMAAFYNVKMLGFQDTLCDDKGFHFFKDCYIEGTVDFIFGSGKSIYLQTEIRVLADAEQTVITAQARETEAQDVGYSFVHCSVTGTGTGAFLGRAWMPMPRVVFAYTSMTEVINPEGWSSNNHPEREAQVFFGEYKNTGPGAAPAGRVKYAKQLTEEEVKPFLSLGFIKGTSWLLPPPKV comes from the exons ATGGCTAAACAACTTAATTTCGTTCCCTTGGCTCAATATATCATCCTTGTCATCGTTCTTGCAGCCACCACCGTTTGCTCTGATGATGCCACACCAATCCCAGATACTCCAGATGGAATACAAGCTTGGTTTGATGCTAATGTCAAGCCCCTTGCTGACCGTGCGGGCACTTTAGAAAAAGCCCTTGAAGCAGCAGAAGCTACACCTAAGACCATTAAGGTGAGAGCAGATGGAAGTGGAGAATTCAAAACCATAACTGATGCGGTTAAGAGCATCCCAACAGGAAATAAGGAGCGTGTTATTGTGGATATTGGCCCCGGAACTTATACTGAGAAAGTCACCATTGAAAGAGATAAGCCTTTCATTACTTTCCTCGGACCACCTGATAAGGCAACCCTGGCATTTGGTGGTACTGCTGCCGAATATGGAACTGTTTACAGTGCCACATTACAAGTGGATTCTGATTTCTTCGTGGCATCTAATTTAATCATTCag AATACTGCACCCAGGCCGGATGGCAAAAGAGCTGGAGCCCAAGCAGTTGCTTTTAGGATCGGCGGTAATATGGCAGCTTTCTACAATGTTAAAATGCTTGGATTTCAAGACACATTGTGTGATGACAAGGGCTTTCATTTCTTCAAAGACTGTTACATTGAAGGCACCGTTGATTTCATTTTCGGAAGTGGAAAATCCATTTATCTA CAAACAGAGATACGTGTGTTAGCCGATGCAGAACAAACTGTGATAACAGCACAAGCAAGAGAAACTGAAGCACAAGATGTGGGTTACTCTTTTGTACATTGCAGTGTAACTGGAACAGGAACTGGAGCATTCTTGGGACGAGCATGGATGCCGATGCCTAGGGTGGTGTTCGCTTACACTAGCATGACTGAGGTTATCAATCCTGAAGGATGGTCTAGCAACAACCACCCTGAACGAGAAGC GCAAGTATTCTTTGGAGAATACAAGAATACAGGACCAGGCGCTGCACCAGCTGGACGTGTTAAATATGCCAAACAGCTAACTGAAGAAGAAGTGAAACCCTTCCTTTCCCTTGGCTTTATTAAAGGTACCAGTTGGTTGCTTCCTCCCCCAAAGGTGTAA